In Salvelinus namaycush isolate Seneca chromosome 15, SaNama_1.0, whole genome shotgun sequence, a genomic segment contains:
- the rcor1 gene encoding REST corepressor 1, with product MMEKSGSEMSGKRRGRNTVNNPNKSLATNGNSNNSWEEGSSGSSSDDEHGSGGMRVGTQYQALVPDYDPEIAKAAEERDNLGMLVWLPSPNLAEAKLDEYIAIAKEKHGYNMEQALGMLFWHKHNIEKSLADLPNFTPFPDEWTVEDKVLFEQGFSFHGKTFHRIQQMLPDKSIASLVRFYYSWKKTRSKTSVMDRHARKQKREREQSEDEAEETNGNAPSDVAYDPNKEEKKELGAAPEKQEPKPLAVVQKPTTGVAEKLTHVKKEPQGPPGKNLHRAKKKPPKGMHLSQGDVAAMSTSTPAAVGVLRQMDMELVGIKRQIQSIKQNNSALKEKLDVGVDNFRVPEVNQKFNTRWTTEEQLLAVQAIRKYGRDFQAISDVIGNKSVVQVKNFFVNYRRRFNLDEVLQEWEAEHGMEGAAKGGEEKMDTSPSPTEDGATNPVPPEDQKEESSLVEAQQPLAS from the exons ATGATGGAAAAGAGTGGTTCGGAAATGTCAGGGAAAAGAAGGGGTAGGAATACAGTTAATAATCCTAACAAAAGTTTAGCTACGAATGGAAATAGCAACAATTCATGGGAGGAAGGAAGTTCGGGCTCCTCCAGTGATGATGAGCATG GTAGTGGTGGTATGAGAGTTGGGACTCAGTATCAAGCCCTCGTGCCAGACTATGATCCAG AGATTGCCAAGGCGGCCGAGGAGAGGGACAACCTGGGCATGCTGGTGTGGCTCCCCAGCCCGAACCTGGCTGAAGCTAAAT TGGATGAATACATTGCAATTGCCAAAGAGAAGCATGGGTACAACATGGAACAGGCACTGGGGATGCTCTTCTGGCACAAGCACAACATTGAGAAGTCCCTGGCAGATTTGCCCAACTTCACACCTTTCCCAgatgagtggacagtggaggacaAGGTCCTGTTTGAACAGGGCTTCAGCTTCCACGGAAAAACGTTCCACCGTATACAGCAGATG CTACCAGACAAGTCAATTGCTAGCTTGGTTAGATTCTACTATTCATGGAAGAAGACACGGAGCAAAACCAGTGTCATGGATCGCCACGCACGCAAGCAGAAGAGGGAACGAGAGCAGAG TGAGGATGAGGCTGAGGAGACCAATGGAAATGCTCCAAGCGATGTAGCGTACGACCCAAAtaaggaggagaagaaagag CTGGGCGCAGCACCTGAGAAACAGGAGCCAAAACCACTGGCAGTGGTACAGAAG CCGACTACTGGCGTGGCAGAGAAATTGACCCACGTCAAAAAAGAACCACAGGGTCCTCCAGGGAAGAACCTGCACCGTGCTAAGAAGAAGCCTCCTAAAGGAATGCATCTGAGCCAGGGAGACGTAGCTGCAATGTCCACCAGCACCCCCGCTGCAGTCGGTGTGCTGCGGCAAATGGACATGGAGCTGGTTGGCATCAAACGGCAG ATCCAGAGCATCAAACAGAATAACAGTGCCCTGAAAGAGAAGCTTGATGTGGGAGTAGACAACTTCAGAGTACCTGAG GTGAACCAGAAGTTTAACACTCGCTGGACAACAGAGGAGCAACTGCTTGCTGTACAAG CCATCAGAAAATATGGGCGGGACTTCCAGGCTATCTCGGATGTGATTGGCAACAAGTCTGTGGTGCAGGTGAAGAACTTCTTTGTAAACTACCGCCGACGCTTCAACTTGGATGAGGTGCTGCAGGAATGGGAGGCCGAGCACGGGATGGAGGGAGCAGccaagggaggagaggagaaaatggacACATCACCATCTCCCACTGAGGATGGAGCCACCAACCCTGTGCCGCCAGAGGACCaaaaagag GAATCCTCACTAGTGGAAGCACAACAACCTCTAGCATCCTGA